The window CCATATAAGGATTAAAATAGCAACACGACGTTTTGCTTGGGGCTTTTTATACGTTCTGCCACTGGGTGTTTTCTTGATTGGAAACATCGTTCAGGCTATAAGTACTTTAGTAAACAAACCAATCGACCAGACTGAAATAATTTTGGCACTTATTTTTTCTATGATTGTCGGTGTAACTGAAGAATTTGCCTTTCGAGGATTGATACTGGGAAATTTGTTGGCTTATCCAAAAAAAGATCTACTTTGTTACTTTTCAGCAATACTGATTCAAGGATTTTTCTTTGGCGGATTACATTTGGTTAATCTAGATCGTCAAACTTTTTCAGTTACCTTTACACAAATTATCTATGCCAGCGCAATTGGGATAATTTTTGGAGTTGTTTATGAAAAAAGTGGAAGTATTATTATTACAATTCTGGCACATGCTTTAATTGACGGATTGGCATTCATTGCAGATCCAACAGCCATAATGAAAAAAAATCTTGAGACCCTGCCATCTTCGACCTATGCTGTAATGACTGGAATCTTACTTTTTATTATCGCTTATGCAGCTTTGACGATTCTTTTGGCTAACAAAGCAAAAATGGACAAAATTTGGCAATAAAAAACAGCAAAATCAATTGCTGTTTTGAAAACTGTCCAGGCTGGGTTCGAACCAGCGACATCCGCATTAACAGTGCGGCGTTCTACCACTGAACTACTAGACAATAGTAAAGCTAGTATAACCGCTTTATTAGATTTTATCAAGTTCGTTGATGTTGAATCGATAAAATAATCACAATTATGAATATATAAAGTTCATAACAAAAAAATATATTTTTATTAATCTTCAAGAAAAAAATAATAACCCTGCTATCAATTTATCGCTAATATAGTAAATATGAGTTTTACTTTACTTGTCGTCTACATTTTAATTGGTGTTCTTGCTGGTATTTTTGGCGCTGTTTTGGGTTTGGGTGGCGGAATGATCGTAACCCCAATTCTTGTTTTGGGCTTTAATTTGCCGATTCATTATGCAATCGCTGCTTCAATAATAGCTGTGATCGGAACTTCTTCAGGTGCTTCGGTAGCTTACTTAAAAGACGACTTGTTAAACATTCGTGTCGCAATGTTTCTGGAAATTTTTACAACAACCGGGGCTTTGATCGGGGCTATCTTAGTTGGAATCTTTAAAGCATCATGGTTAAATGCTTTTTTTGGTCTCCTATTACTGTATCAAGGTTTTGCAATGTGGCAAAAGATACATAGTAAAAAAGCCGATAAGTTGGCCTTGAAAGATGACGCAATCGCAAAGAAATTAAATCTGGACTCTTCTTATTATGATAAATTGCAGGGAAAGGAAGTTACTTATCATATTCAAAAAGTACCATTTGGTGCTCTGGTAATGTTTGGAGCCGGATTCGCTTCCGGTCTATTGGGAATTGGTTCAGGTGCATTTAAGGTCTTTGCAATGGATACCGTTATGCAGATGCCATTAAAGCCATCAAGTGCTACCTCTAATTTTATGATGGGGGTTACAGCGGCCGCTTCGGCTTTAATTTACTTTTTTAACGGAACCATACAGCCATTGATAGTCGCCCCAATTGCAATCGGAATCATTTTTGGGTCAACTTTAGGATCAAAAGTAATGCCTTATTTACCGAATAAACTATTAAGAGGGATTTTTATTCCAGTTGTTGTCCTGGCTGGAATTCAGTTGGTTATTAAAGCTTTGGGAATTAATTTATACTAATGGAAAACGAAAATAAACAAGAAATAAAAAATGAAAGCAAAATAGAAGAAGGCATCGGTTGGATCCTTAGAATAGGGGTTTCCATTGCTGTTATTATTATGCTCGTCGGTGTCATATTATTCTTTATTCATGGAAATACTGGTTATAAAAATGCAATTCCTATCAATCTAACTTTATTAATTAAAGGATTAAGAGAACTAAAAGCCGGGGCCTGGATTATGATCGGGATTTTTATTTTAATTCTTACACCAACTATTCGAGTTTTCGCATCGATTTTCGCTTTTCTGGTTGTTAAAGACTATTTGTATACAGCGATTACAGGACTTGTATTCTGCATTTTATTATTTGCTGCTTTTATCGGATTAAAAGGTTGAACAAAAATTATGTCAAAAATAAAACTAATCACAATCGATGTTGATGGAACTTTGTTGTCAAGTGAGCAGCAAGTTCCCAAAGAAAATATTCAAGCAATCAGACAGGCTATTGGTCAAGGAATTAAGATCGTTATTGCTTCTGGTCGACCATTATCCGGTATTTTGCCTTGGTTGAAAATTATTGGTGTTCCTGAAGCTGATGATCAATTTGTAATTGCTTTTAACGGTGGAATTGTGCAAACAACGTCAAGAAAATTAATTGCCAAAAATACGATTGATTATAACGGTTATAGAACATTACAAACTTTTGCCGATAAACAAGACGCCTATTTTCAAATTGAGTCTCTAGATGGATCACATACTATTTCCCGTTTAATACCCAAAGAAGCACAAATGGAAAATTATTTAATTAATTCTGCTTTGCATATCCATGATCAAATGCCAAAGAATGTTGAATTTATCAAACCAATGATCAACGGGAACCAACAAGAACTAGATCACTTAATATCGATAGTTCCTAAAGAAATAGAAGAAGATTTCAACGTCGTTAGAGGTGCTTGGTATAACTTGGAATTTATGTCAAAAAAGGCCTCTAAAGGCAATGCTCTAGCAATGCTGATCGGACATTTAGGAATTTCAAATGAAGAAACAATGGCTATCGGAGATCAAGGAAACGACTTATCAATGTTTAAGATAAGTAATTTAGCTGTCGCAATGGGTAATGCCGCAAATGAAATAAAATCAAAAGCGGATTTCGTAACAAAAACAAATAATCAAGCAGGAGTGGGATTTGCAATATCTAAATTCGCTATTAATTAACTTTTTCCAATCAAAAAAATTATTTTTTTTGAATTTATTCAATTGACAAATTTAAAAGGCGGAGTAATAATATAGGCACATCTAGGAAAGGAGGCGATCCGTTTTGAATTCAATTACATCTGAAATTCTTAACGGTTTCGCCGCTTGAAGGAAGAGCGGCGAAAGCTGTTGAGAGAACCCGAGCAAATTTTAGTTAGATGGCTCGGGTTTTTATTTCTCTTTTTTTGAAAAAATACTTGATATTCGTATCATTTTCCCTTAGAATAATTTAGTCAATGTGATTGGGAGTGTAGCGAAGTGGTTAAACGCTGCGGACTGTAAATCCGCCCTCTTACGAGTTCGTAGGTTCGAATCCTACCGCTCCCATTAGTAATAATGTTCGCTTGTTCGTCACGAATTTATTACTAGTATATTGCCCCATAGCCAAGTCGGTAAGGCAACGGTTTTTGGTACCGCCATGCGCTGGTTCGAGTCCAGCTGGGGCAATAATTAATTAAAGCCGGTATATCCAGATGTTGATATATCGGCTTTTTTAATTGCTAAATTGTATGAAATAAGATGAGGTATTATCGTTTTGAACGTATAAAATAAATAACAATCGAAACAATATTCGATAAAAAGTTTACTTTTTATGCCAAAGAAAAAGATTCCATTAGATACAGCCTTAACCAAAACTGTTTAACTTAAAATATTTCTAACAAAGAAGTGTTTTGGCAATAACAGGCATGTCCAGGACCTATCTTGATGATATGACTGAACAATCAAAAAAATAATTTCTATTATAATAGTGATACATTACGGTAAGTAAAGATAAGTTACGAAAATTTTATGCCCAGGCACCTAAGTTTTTCTAAAACCACTTAATTTTAAAAATGTCTTTAATTAAGCTAATAGTAGACTTAGGAGGAATCTATATGGCATACATAGTTAATTTTAAAGATGTCTCAACAACAGGCCTTGAAAGTTCGCCGGTTGCTAAAACTCTAGCCGGTTTACGAGCAAATGAGGCTCGCTATTTTTGGAATAAATATAAACATCAATTTGTAACGCTTCATACAGCAGAAAATCCGGAAACTTTAGTTTGGATCGAAAAAATACTAGCTGAACGAGATATTAATTTTCCATATAAAGCTCTGGAAGTGAGCCATTTCGAAGTTGAAGGAATAAAATTCGCTTATGTATTTTACGAAAATGGCTTAACAGTTAATGTTATGTATTCATTAACGGATTCCAAAAAACGTGCGGTTGGTTTCAAATTGGCAGAAGGAATGAAGATTCCTCAAGAATTTGAAGGAAAATTTAAATTTGCCCAACAAAAATCAAAATTAGCCGGTATCATACGTGGCTCGTTTTTTGTAATCAAAAAAGAATATTAGCTTTATTAACTAATTAATCAATAATATGTTTAAACATCATAAAAGCACCGAAACCGACATTAATTATAAAGAATTAGATATTAATCTAGTCTATCGCCTTCATAGTATTGGTGCTTTTTATTATAGATAGAAACACTACTGTTACTTATATTAACTATTATTGTCACATCCGGAAAACGGAAAAAATTTCAGATCGTAATTATTAGGTAGGCATAGAAATAGTTTTTTATTTTTGACCTTGTTTTAAAAATAAAGAATATCGAATCAGCCAAGAGATAGAAGGCTATTCTCAGTGAATACTATATTAACTGATCAAAAATAGTGTTTTTTGTTGCACCCAAAGGAAGAATATGGAACAATCTTTAAAAAATAATCGCATTGGCTGGATCGATATTTGCCGTGCAATCGCCATTGTATTGGTCATTATCGGCCATTCTTTAGGTAATTACTGGCCCGGGAATTTTGGAAATTTTATTTTCGCTGTTCATCTACCAATTTTTTTCGTATTAAGCGGATATCTATATAAACCAAAGAGCTTTTCATATCGCTTTAAAACCGGAATTAAAACTTTGATAATTCCTTATATAACGACAGTAATTATAGAAATTATAATCGTTTGTTTTGTCAAAGTTTTTCCAAATAACAAATTATTATTCTCTCGGATAGGGTCAATCAAAGGAATTCTTCTGGCAGCAGCTTACGGATCAGGGAGTCAGAGCGTCACTCCTTTTAAAACCTTTATTCCCTGGATTGGCGCAATATGGTTTCTACTAGCCTTTTTCTGGGGATCATTAATTTTTAATCAAATTATGAAACTAACTTTCAAAAAATACGATCTATTATCAAAACTTGTGATATGCTCCGTTTTATCCCTATCGGGATACTATTTATCAAAAATTATAACCTTGCCAATGTCTTTCAATTCTGCTTTAGGATCAATGTTATTCTTTTTTGCCGGATATCTAATAAAGAAATATAAAAGAGTTTTTGACAACTTACCTTTCTATATTTATTTAGTTCTCTTTGCTTCATGGGCTTATGTTTCAACTCTGGGTTTGTTTTCAATCGAAAATATGATGGCACCTAATATTATCCTTAATTTAATGTCCTCAGTAGCAGATTGTTTATGCCTGATAAAGATCTCAATGATTATAGATACCTGGCTTATTAAAAAAAATAAATACAGATTTAGACAGGAAATCTTGTTGGTTGGTTCAGGATCTCTTGCAATTCTTTGTTTTCATTTGATTGATTTAGACAACATTTCCGTTTGGATTATTTTATTAAAAAAATTGAGCAATAATGTGCCTTATTGGTTTGCTATTGTAGTTGGAAATACATATCGTATTATACTTGCATACTTAGTTGTAAAAATCGTTCCTTTCGTGCCGGTTCTTAGGTCATGTTTTTTTCCACGCAAATTCTTAAAAAAAACAAAAACACAGTAAGAATTTTTATATAATTATTCTTTCGCTCATAAACAAAAGACAGGCAATAACCCGTCTTTTAAATTTACAAATCTTATAGTTTAAATTTTTTATTTGGTATTAAAGATTTAGAAGAAACTTCATATTTGGTCTACAGCTTTAACACTTACTTCGATATTACCCTTAACAGCTCGCGAGTAGGGACAGGTCTC of the Oenococcus sp. UCMA 16435 genome contains:
- a CDS encoding CPBP family intramembrane metalloprotease; translated protein: MVRKLTKSRLAVKTVSIFVWTLFSIYLTSLLIGKLAQEYFLKTENINIFSKSFTNNSLNTTTSLELNIISESLFFILLLLGNLFFFHIRIKIATRRFAWGFLYVLPLGVFLIGNIVQAISTLVNKPIDQTEIILALIFSMIVGVTEEFAFRGLILGNLLAYPKKDLLCYFSAILIQGFFFGGLHLVNLDRQTFSVTFTQIIYASAIGIIFGVVYEKSGSIIITILAHALIDGLAFIADPTAIMKKNLETLPSSTYAVMTGILLFIIAYAALTILLANKAKMDKIWQ
- a CDS encoding sulfite exporter TauE/SafE family protein, which produces MSFTLLVVYILIGVLAGIFGAVLGLGGGMIVTPILVLGFNLPIHYAIAASIIAVIGTSSGASVAYLKDDLLNIRVAMFLEIFTTTGALIGAILVGIFKASWLNAFFGLLLLYQGFAMWQKIHSKKADKLALKDDAIAKKLNLDSSYYDKLQGKEVTYHIQKVPFGALVMFGAGFASGLLGIGSGAFKVFAMDTVMQMPLKPSSATSNFMMGVTAAASALIYFFNGTIQPLIVAPIAIGIIFGSTLGSKVMPYLPNKLLRGIFIPVVVLAGIQLVIKALGINLY
- a CDS encoding DUF1634 domain-containing protein, translated to MENENKQEIKNESKIEEGIGWILRIGVSIAVIIMLVGVILFFIHGNTGYKNAIPINLTLLIKGLRELKAGAWIMIGIFILILTPTIRVFASIFAFLVVKDYLYTAITGLVFCILLFAAFIGLKG
- a CDS encoding HAD family phosphatase, whose product is MSKIKLITIDVDGTLLSSEQQVPKENIQAIRQAIGQGIKIVIASGRPLSGILPWLKIIGVPEADDQFVIAFNGGIVQTTSRKLIAKNTIDYNGYRTLQTFADKQDAYFQIESLDGSHTISRLIPKEAQMENYLINSALHIHDQMPKNVEFIKPMINGNQQELDHLISIVPKEIEEDFNVVRGAWYNLEFMSKKASKGNALAMLIGHLGISNEETMAIGDQGNDLSMFKISNLAVAMGNAANEIKSKADFVTKTNNQAGVGFAISKFAIN
- a CDS encoding phage tail protein; this translates as MAYIVNFKDVSTTGLESSPVAKTLAGLRANEARYFWNKYKHQFVTLHTAENPETLVWIEKILAERDINFPYKALEVSHFEVEGIKFAYVFYENGLTVNVMYSLTDSKKRAVGFKLAEGMKIPQEFEGKFKFAQQKSKLAGIIRGSFFVIKKEY
- a CDS encoding acyltransferase; the encoded protein is MEQSLKNNRIGWIDICRAIAIVLVIIGHSLGNYWPGNFGNFIFAVHLPIFFVLSGYLYKPKSFSYRFKTGIKTLIIPYITTVIIEIIIVCFVKVFPNNKLLFSRIGSIKGILLAAAYGSGSQSVTPFKTFIPWIGAIWFLLAFFWGSLIFNQIMKLTFKKYDLLSKLVICSVLSLSGYYLSKIITLPMSFNSALGSMLFFFAGYLIKKYKRVFDNLPFYIYLVLFASWAYVSTLGLFSIENMMAPNIILNLMSSVADCLCLIKISMIIDTWLIKKNKYRFRQEILLVGSGSLAILCFHLIDLDNISVWIILLKKLSNNVPYWFAIVVGNTYRIILAYLVVKIVPFVPVLRSCFFPRKFLKKTKTQ